The following coding sequences lie in one Danio rerio strain Tuebingen ecotype United States chromosome 25, GRCz12tu, whole genome shotgun sequence genomic window:
- the c2cd4a gene encoding C2 calcium-dependent domain-containing protein 4A isoform X1, with protein sequence MWVVEKIRVSVERTNLPLPITEYSFKLGDIMFGDKSSIDKAKKVLLCPNIITPDTIPEFCIPPKISSPMEGKNIELGRQTPCIRVSPCEKGSPKREIVSREMTNNHIIQVESVDDGPYDNGCSDEETTNADPQSQAALSLPHLAKAQTCYGFCTLLESPHTRRKESLFHNDPNSSGIPLVLPRSRSSTCSKSSLSASPLLPSSYSPSSFSLNSLTSRLSPKGFTLHRQGTLDSDTTSSAESSPFSSPLLNRCPQKSSLLKALNHENLLYRNLRKAAMSRNNSLSTDEGSSTDNSPNVMRRASEGLVEPLPCGFGLAPPAIFPMDLVLHRERVMKENLVPVGREGTLRLSAEYCPENQRLRVRLISAEGLYALSVDPKSINCSVSLSLMPGKIQKQRSTVIRKSRNPIFNEDFFFDGITEDDLCQRSLRFKVVNKMSTMKRDYILGSYDLPLTSIVTL encoded by the coding sequence ATGTGGGTGGTAGAGAAGATCCGTGTGTCGGTCGAAAGGACCAACCTGCCGCTTCCCATTACGGAATACAGCTTCAAACTCGGAGACATCATGTTCGGAGACAAGTCGTCCATTGACAAAGCCAAAAAAGTCTTGCTGTGTCCGAACATCATTACCCCGGACACCATCCCAGAGTTCTGCATTCCCCCGAAGATCTCAAGCCCAATGGAGGGGAAGAATATCGAACTGGGGAGGCAGACTCCGTGCATTCGAGTTTCTCCCTGTGAGAAAGGAAGTCCAAAGCGAGAGATTGTTTCCCGAGAGATGACCAATAATCATATCATCCAGGTGGAGAGTGTCGACGATGGTCCGTATGACAATGGCTGTAGCGATGAagaaaccaccaatgctgatccCCAAAGCCAGGCAGCACTTTCTCTACCACAtttagccaaggctcaaacctgcTACGGCTTTTGCACCTTACTCGAAAGTCCCCACACCAGGAGAAAGGAGTCTCTTTTCCACAATGACCCAAACTCCAGTGGAATCCCTTTGGTTCTTCCAAGGAGTCGATCGAGCACTTGCTCTAAATCTTCCCTGTCTGCGTCCCCCTTGTTGCCATCTTCATACTCACCTTCGTCCTTCAGCCTGAACTCTCTTACTTCAAGACTTTCTCCTAAAGGGTTTACCCTGCACCGACAGGGAACTCTAGATAGCGATACCACTTCCTCGGCAGAGTCGTCTCCTTTTAGTTCACCTCTGCTGAACAGATGCCCACAGAAATCTTCTCTCCTCAAAGCACTTAATCATGAAAACCTACTTTATCGTAACCTCCGAAAAGCGGCCATGTCTAGAAACAATTCCCTGTCGACGGATGAGGGTAGCTCTACGGACAACAGTCCTAATGTCATGAGGAGAGCATCTGAAGGCCTTGTTGAGCCTCTCCCATGTGGTTTCGGCTTGGCACCTCCGGCTATCTTCCCCATGGATTTGGTTTTGCACAGGGAGAGGGTGATGAAAGAGAATTTGGTGCCTGTTGGAAGGGAAGGAACCTTGCGGTTGTCGGCAGAGTATTGTCCTGAAAACCAGAGGCTGCGTGTTCGCCTCATAAGTGCTGAAGGCCTGTACGCTTTGTCGGTGGACCCTAAAAGCATTAACTGCAGTGTTAGCCTCTCTCTCATGCCTGGGAAGATCCAGAAACAGCGCAGTACGGTCATCAGAAAGAGTCGCAATCCGATCTTCAATGAAGACTTTTTCTTTGATGGCATAACGGAGGATGATCTCTGCCAGAGGTCGCTTCGATTCAAAGTTGTTAACAAGATGTCCACAATGAAAAGAGACTATATTTTGGGCAGCTATGATCTTCCTCTTACTAGCATTGTCACATTGTAG
- the c2cd4a gene encoding C2 calcium-dependent domain-containing protein 4A (The RefSeq protein has 2 substitutions compared to this genomic sequence), which produces MWVVEKIRVSVERTNLPLPITEYSFKLGDIMFGDKSSIDKAKKVLLCPNIITPDTIPEFCIPPKISSPMEGKNIELGRQTPCIRVSPCEKGSPKREIVSRELTNNPIIQVESVDDGPYDNGCSDEETTNADPQSQAALSLPHLAKAQTCYGFCTLLESPHTRRKESLFHNDPNSSGIPLVLPRSRSSTCSKSSLSASPLLPSSYSPSSFSLNSLTSRLSPKGFTLHRQGTLDSDTTSSAESSPFSSPLLNRCPQKSSLLKALNHENLLYRNLRKAAMSRNNSLSTDEGSSTDNSPNVMRRASEGLVEPLPCGFGLAPPAIFPMDLVLHRERVMKENLVPVGREGTLRLSAEYCPENQRLRVRLISAEGLYALSVDPKSINCSVSLSLMPGKIQKQRSTVIRKSRNPIFNEDFFFDGITEDDLCQRSLRFKVVNKMSTMKRDYILGSYDLPLTSIVTL; this is translated from the coding sequence ATGTGGGTGGTAGAGAAGATCCGTGTGTCGGTCGAAAGGACCAACCTGCCGCTTCCCATTACGGAATACAGCTTCAAACTCGGAGACATCATGTTCGGAGACAAGTCGTCCATTGACAAAGCCAAAAAAGTCTTGCTGTGTCCGAACATCATTACCCCGGACACCATCCCAGAGTTCTGCATTCCCCCGAAGATCTCAAGCCCAATGGAGGGGAAGAATATCGAACTGGGGAGGCAGACTCCGTGCATTCGAGTTTCTCCCTGTGAGAAAGGAAGTCCAAAGCGAGAGATTGTTTCCCGAGAGATGACCAATAATCATATCATCCAGGTGGAGAGTGTCGACGATGGTCCGTATGACAATGGCTGTAGCGATGAagaaaccaccaatgctgatccCCAAAGCCAGGCAGCACTTTCTCTACCACAtttagccaaggctcaaacctgcTACGGCTTTTGCACCTTACTCGAAAGTCCCCACACCAGGAGAAAGGAGTCTCTTTTCCACAATGACCCAAACTCCAGTGGAATCCCTTTGGTTCTTCCAAGGAGTCGATCGAGCACTTGCTCTAAATCTTCCCTGTCTGCGTCCCCCTTGTTGCCATCTTCATACTCACCTTCGTCCTTCAGCCTGAACTCTCTTACTTCAAGACTTTCTCCTAAAGGGTTTACCCTGCACCGACAGGGAACTCTAGATAGCGATACCACTTCCTCGGCAGAGTCGTCTCCTTTTAGTTCACCTCTGCTGAACAGATGCCCACAGAAATCTTCTCTCCTCAAAGCACTTAATCATGAAAACCTACTTTATCGTAACCTCCGAAAAGCGGCCATGTCTAGAAACAATTCCCTGTCGACGGATGAGGGTAGCTCTACGGACAACAGTCCTAATGTCATGAGGAGAGCATCTGAAGGCCTTGTTGAGCCTCTCCCATGTGGTTTCGGCTTGGCACCTCCGGCTATCTTCCCCATGGATTTGGTTTTGCACAGGGAGAGGGTGATGAAAGAGAATTTGGTGCCTGTTGGAAGGGAAGGAACCTTGCGGTTGTCGGCAGAGTATTGTCCTGAAAACCAGAGGCTGCGTGTTCGCCTCATAAGTGCTGAAGGCCTGTACGCTTTGTCGGTGGACCCTAAAAGCATTAACTGCAGTGTTAGCCTCTCTCTCATGCCTGGGAAGATCCAGAAACAGCGCAGTACGGTCATCAGAAAGAGTCGCAATCCGATCTTCAATGAAGACTTTTTCTTTGATGGCATAACGGAGGATGATCTCTGCCAGAGGTCGCTTCGATTCAAAGTTGTTAACAAGATGTCCACAATGAAAAGAGACTATATTTTGGGCAGCTATGATCTTCCTCTTACTAGCATTGTCACATTGTAG